The region ATTGCCACATGAATTTTCTCCAAATTAGGAGCACCTCTGTGAAGATCTCCTGAGCAATAAAACCAGTTGAGCTTGGTAAAAGGCTTTTGAAGACCAACACACTTTCAAGCTCAGCATAATCCCTCATTATAAACACTCATAAGCTTTATGCAAATTGTCACGCTACCAAAATGCTTAAGGTACAAAAGAAGATCTAAACAATAACGATGGAGGACTCTTAATCCTTCTTCCATCTGCTGAAAAGGTTCTGCTTGATGATACATGACACATTAAAAAGAGGCTTTGCTCAATGCCTGGCATCTTTTTCCAGAGACGCCTGTATTCCCTCCCTGTAAAACAATTATTCTCCAATGTGTTCAACTAAAGTCTTGGGTCCCAGTCTTTGGTAAGAGCTCTGTATGGAGCTCactgtgctggggctggagctaGGGATGAGGTTGTCCTTGTCCTCCTCTAACTGGCCAGCTCACAAGGACAGGACCTGCAGGTCTCTGCCCTCAGTAACACAGTAAAGCTCCCTGCTGAGCGCCGGTCCAGCTGTTGCTCTCGCCTCTGTTCCTGGAGCACACGGGGAAACGATAGTTTCTTCTTCATGTCCTTATCATTATGTTTATATATCTTTCCTGATGGCATTACCACAGGTCTGGGTGTCCCTCACGCTTGGTATCTCTGAGAAATGTTAGGATGCCTCTCCCCATAACACCTCTGATCAATCAGTGCTCAGTCACAGGTCTCAGCAAATTTGGGCTTCCAAATGTCTGCGTCCAGAGGAAACCTGGGTAACCCTGCACCATGTTTCGCATTGCAGGCACCCCTCTTCCTCtgatggggctggggatgctACAGTGGACATGGGTTGTAGGACCAGGTGCCTCCGCATCCAGGTGGGATCGCATTCCCTGAGCTAGCACAGGAGCGTGGGTACTCATGGTACTCGCAGGGCTCACTCGCAGGGCTCACTCGAGGCAAATGTTGCCGTCACACCTGTACATATgcatgtctgtgtgtgcatgcagcagcgcagaacaaaatgtttctgctgcttcgTTAAGAGATACAGCCAGATGTAGACACATCACATGCCTCACTGGCACCTGGGTACCTAGGTTTGAGTCAGTACCTACTTATTTGCATGAGGCTCCTTTTGCCACGTGCTGTTGTAAAGAGCAAGAATGAAGACCCTAATGCTTGAGGTCTAGTTTTACCCTGGTATATCTTAGGAATTTTATACCCTTCATCATCACCAATAAAACATTGAGTTGGACATGGGATGACCATCCAAAGGAGCATCTCCCAAGAAGCCCGcttctacctttttttcctgaccaCACATCCATCCTCCTTAGCTCACCCAAAAAATTGCTGCccaatgtattttgaaatgtcagcCCTTCATGTCCCCACTTCCCCGAGGGAACAGGCAACAAGTCTGCTCCTGCAGGAAGTCCTCCCTAAGCAGGTGCTTGccacagggcagcaggagaggtttccaggctgagaaagttgccTCTGGGCTGGTCCCAGCAAACCACACACTTAGGTCAGCACAGCgcagagctgagcagcagaaactcccatttcagacaaaaaagaaacctcCACACACAGAGCAAGTTGCCTCCAGAGCAGGCTACCCCTCCAGACCAGAGGCACAAGGAACACCAGAAGACTCAGGCTATGATGTAGCATGACTTTAATGAGAAGGAGAATAAACCAGTTCAGAGTATGAGAAGTGCATTTCCAGCACTCGGTAAAGAAATGGATAAACCCCACTGCGGGACAAGCCGGTCCCTACAAGGTGTTCCTCTGCCCCACCGCCCCATGACTATCATTTTCTGTCTACAGCCTGCTATAAGCATTTTCTCCCAGCGCGTAGCAAATGCTGTGCAGCACCACAGGGTGTGACACCTACATGGAAATATAAAGTAAGGCTTAGTGAGAGAAAGGTATACAGAGGCACGGGCTCGAGTGACAAGCTTGCGAGGCTCCCCTCctcctgggggggctgcgggtgccccccaaagctgggAAACCCACGGGCATTTCCTTAGTCCTCTTCCCCAGTCTTGGTCCTGTGCTTCGTTTGTCCTTCCCGACGCGGCCGCTCTGCTGGCATCGGCAGGAGGAGGTGACCGCCGGGGACACCCCTACAGCCcgctgcccaggcacagcagtcCCGCCTTCCCCAGCCCCCGGGGACCACTGGAGGCCATGGGGACCCCGCAGCACCGGAGGTAGCTCCCCACCGCCGCCGACGCTGTGGACCCCACCGTCGTGTTTTGCGGGtaggagctgaggatgggccCGGGCAGGGTGACCACGACAGTGGGGGGCTGGATGACGGTGGTGGAGTCCCCGCAGCGGCGGAAGCAGGGCTGGTTGCAGCTGGTGGCCAGCGGCCGGGGActgcaggaggagggcaggcaCAGGTCGTAGCAGGACATCGCTCGGCGAGGACGTACACCTGAAAGCCAGAGCCAGGGCGTAAATGCAAGGCAGAGGCTGGTCCATCCCTGCTGAGCCCTCATTCAGTGGCTCCCATAATAAGAGGTGTGGGAGAGCTAGCTAGAGGGTGAGTTTGGATGGTTTAGAAACCCCGAAGGAAGGCTTTCCAAATGGGCAGGAGACAGCTTCCCCCTTCCCATAACCCGCTGAGGAGAAAGCGAGGAATTTGGTTTGAGCTGCATGTCCGGGGAGGGCACCAGATGCTGAGAGCACCAAGAGCAGACCCACTCCTGCATGCTGCCTGCCTTAGAGCTGACGGCAAGCCTTCAGCAAGCAAAATGCTCTCTGCCACACATCTAGTTGTAGCAAAACCCACTTAAATCAATACAACATGAGTAAGGTGGACTTCATGTGAGCTGAGCTATCCCATCCCAAAATATAAGGGACCCCTGATGCCCTTCCGTAAACAGGGACATATCAAGCCCTGCAACCTGGGCATgtgctattcttttttttttttccttcagcaaggAAACCATGCAGGATGCACCTGGCTATGTGGTTATGGACCCCGCAAGCCCTGCATCCCACAACCCCCTGCACTCCTCATTTTGGAGCAGAAATAAACCATTCCCCGACATCCTCCGCAGGCGGGAGGGAGGCAGGTAACAAACCTTGAACTCTTGTGGAGGACCGGGCGCAAGGCATCGACGAAAGCAACAGCTCAGTGGAGAGAAGAGACGGAGCCTGTCTCGACTTACCCGGGCGGCAGAggcagcggcggcggctggGAGCGGGTGGCAGGGACGGGTGCCGTGTGGGGTTTTATAGGGTGCCCTGGCCCCCGGGGGAGCAGGCGCATACCTTCTGCCTGAAACTCCCCAACAACCGGCAGTTTTCTCCTGGAAAGCTCACCCGGCTGATTAAATAGTTCCCTCTTTCATCTGTCATGTTTTGCTTCCATTTAATACTGAGTAAGATTGAAATGATTTGGGCTACAGGCATTAATTACCTTGCTTCCTAAGGCCAAAGTACTTTTTAGGTCTTATGCCATGAGGCAGGAAAGCGTTTCAGCAGAATTTAGGGCAGGCGCATTGCTCCCCACCTTCCTCTGAGCACAACAATTCAGGTCCCCAGTGCACCTGAGGTGAGCTCGGGGGTTTAGCATCTGTAGATGTACCCTGCGACAGCGGTCTCATCCACGGCAGGAGGatcaggggggctgcaggggtgagGGCGCTGGGGGACCACGCACAGCTGGGAGAAAAATTCTGGAGGGGCATTTCTCCTGCCCGGGTGCTAAAGACACAGACACGGGGACTTGAGCTAGCCCAGCACAACCAAATTGTTACGCTTTTGGATCCACTTAGaggattttggctttttttttttttttttttttttgttattgttccTCACGCCCAGGGTATGAATTCTGCTTGGAAGGCacatcaaattttaaaaagaaaataatcatggGCTCTGGAGTCCACCCTTGAAGGTGACGCACACCAAAACATACTAATTTTGCACAGTGAGCTGATTTCTGAGGCCAAGAGCCTTTCCATCCTGCTCTTTGGGTATGCTAACAGCGGTGAGCCAGAAGTTCACAGCTATGCTTCCTTGTGATGGAGTGACATCGTcaagacatttttaattacaggCTGTGGCATGACACCAGATTGCTCTGCTGAAAGCCTGTTAGCTGCTAAACAGCCAGGGAGTTGCAAAAGTCCCGACCTGCACTTAAACGTGAATCACCTGCACGTTGGGGAGAGGGAATCGCTGACGTGGTGTCAAGCAGGGGAATGAGCCATCAGGCTCCAGGGACAAGGAAAGTTTGAAGAAGGCTTTTCATTTcaccccagcagagcccagatGAAGGCACAAACATCATCTGCCCTGGAATAAACCGTGGTAGTACCGGGGCATATGTGCTATGCATGTGTGGAGCTGGGAGTTGCCAGCATCACTGTTAAAGACATGCCTTGTAGGGTTTTGGGGGTCATTTTAGGGTGACTTGGCCATGAAGAGCCACAGTTGATAGCACTGAATTGTcccttcctgccctgcctgccagaGCAAAAAAGCCTTTCAGAACTGCTGGGGTCAAGCCCAGCTATTTTTAACGTCAttctggaagggaaaagaggcAATCAGCTTTTCCAAGGTGCAGCGGAGGACACGTGCTGCAGCCAGAAGCAACCTTCCAGCCTGCTGGAGTAAGGCAGGAGGCTGTGGGTTCATCACAACCTCCTAAAGGCCAATTTGGTGAGCAGGAAAAGATGAGGCTTGATTTTAAGCTttacctttctgctttttgcacCACTTTTGAATAACAACATGATGCCACATGATGCACCTTGGACCCACAGCCTAAGAATGAAACCCTTCTTCTGCCAGTCAGGCTTTCCTCCCCTTCACTAACCATCTTCCATCCTTTTTCTTGTGTACCTCTGTGCGCTCCCGTGATCCCAGGAAAACAGCCCGTCCTGGGGGGACTCCCTTCCAGGCTTCCCGACGCAGGCTGGGATCTCCTGATTTGCAGCCTCACTAtgtgtttcagttttgcaaCCCAGTTTAAGTACCTGAGGTTGTGCTCGCACCGGACCATCATGTCCCAGAAGAATATCCACGCATGCAGCAATGCTTGAAATAAAAGCACGGGGGCAATTAGAGAGGGCATGTTGCTGAATGGGAGAGGATCTGTGCACTGAAACAAGGCCTTTACCTGGAGAAGGGGACAGGGGAAACAAAAGGCACGTGTCAGGAAGttaaaataatcacatttgTTTAATGAATCAAATTAAATCAAAGGAAAACCATAGGGGAAAGACCTCTTCCTGAAAATGGAGCTATGTGGGAGAAGACAAGGGCTGGTTTTTCCAACTAATATCCATTCCAGGGAATGAGCACTTTCTACTTAAGAAATGGCTTTCTCTGGAGGAAccacaaaactgagaaaatttCACCAAATCAAAGACATCAGACCCATTTTCTTAAGTTCTGCACATCCTGGATGTGTGGCCATCTCGGCCCTGGTTCTTCCTGCAGATAAGCGCATGAGCAAAACCATGGCCCTGGACGAACACTCACTGTGTTTGCCTTTGCatcaccagccccagcagcactcTCCAACTCCAATTTCACTGCTCTGCGTTTTGATTTCCAACAACCCAAGGGCTAGATGTCTCTGAGACCAGCTGGACAGTGGAAGCTTGCCCCTGCCCCAAAATTTCTCCTGAAAGCCAAATGCAAAGGCACATTTTGAAGCAGCAACAGACCCACTGCACCCCATCTCCAAGGAACACCTGCATCCAGCGCTCTTGCCCAGGACTTGCCCCGGGGCTGCAGCCGACCTGCTGGCAGCTCGACGTGCGGGGTCCGCTCCCAGGCGGCTGATGGGCAAGCAGGACATCCCGGTGCCAGGAGTCAGCATCCTGACGCAGACAGACtccccctgggcagctgccCCTTCACCGCAGCCATGAAGCGTCCTTGGCTGCCATGTCCTTGCTGGAGCAGACTCAGGGTGCTTCAGGGGAGCAGCCTAGGGAGCGGAGCCCGACCTGTGCcgctggggagagctgggctcctgctgctgtgtgccTCCCCGGGGCTGCAGATGATCCAGTTTCATGCCACCACATGTCCCCTATAATTGTCGGGTCCCCGGGTGGGCTGATGCTCCCCGGCGTCACCGAGGCTGGCACGTCCCCCCCAGGATGCCTCGTCACTgcatgccagggcaggggcaggcgtgtgccagggcagaggcagcccagCAGGGTTGTGTGGTGTCCCAAGGGAGTCAGCttgtctcctctcccagctgcctctgccctgcaaGCCCCCAGGTCCCATCCTGCTGGAGCAGCCCCCATGCCATGCACCACCACCCGAGGAGGAGCCTGCACCCATCGCCCCTTCCCATTTCACCGTCTCCAGCTGCAAGTTGGTGTTTCACCAGGGCTGTAACACCCATGCACCAAAATCTATGCTTTCTCCCCAGGAAATCTCCTGCATCGCTCTTGCAGCGTGCCTGGCTCTCTGAGCATGGAcatcccccttccccagggcagcagagctggccaagccccacagcatcccacggcagtgggatggggatggcATTTTCCTGCAGCCTGATCACCATTATCTGGCTCGGGAGAGGCTGTCAGAGGGAAGCAGCTCCTAGCAGGTCCCCGGGGGTATCTCCCCAAGTCACGGGAAGGAAACGTGGCCCCAGGGAAGGTCGAAAAGCCAGCGCAGTGTCTGTGGCGTGGGCAGCTATGTCTGAGCATCCTCGCCTTGCCTCCAAGCCACTGCGTTGCTTGGCCACATCCTCATCCATGGAATGAAGGGGTGGGAGCATGGAACGCACCTGCAAGGCTGGTGCAACACATTTCCCCAGCTGAGTTGAAGCAGAGACATGCTCTGAGGAATGAAAGCTTCCCTCTCCGCAAAACCGCCGGGATTTCAGCAGTTAGAAACCTCCCAGCAGGCCAGTCTTTTTACCTCTTTCCCCTTCATCTTGCAGCACAGCTCACCCTCTCCTTTGCCCAGGAACCTCTGCTGCAAGCACTGCTGCAGACACAGGAGGGAGCTGCCAACAAGCAGCAGCGATGCCATCCTCAAAAAAAAGCACCTCTAGGACGTGGCGGTGTCTCAGCAAGGCTCAGCTTTGTCCAGGGTTGGCTTTTGGCTCCCGTTGGCGTGATAGGGATGCCCAGGGCTTGTGTATGagatgcagaagggaaagcagcagcgcCCAGGCTCAGGATGTGCCCACATCGCTGCCCGGCCGGCACGGCCAGCCTGTCGCTGACCTTCCCTGCCCACAGTTTGGGGCttggcctcctggagaagatgTATTTGGCTGGCAGGAGGATGGACAGCAGGTGAGCTCGGGGAACAGAGGGGGACAGTACCCTGCCCCTGCACGTGGGTGTGGGGGCCAGCACGTTGCACTGAAGGGCAACGCAGGTCCCTGAGCAACTGGGAGGAGGTTTGGCAAATGGGAGTAGCAATCCAGGGGCAGACGTGTATTTAACATCAACGAGCAAAAcggagaaagcaagaggaagctGGCCACGCCGCGGGCTGCACTAAAAGCCTCCCTGCGGGTGGGGGTCCCGGGAGGCCCGACGAGGGTGGGATTCGAACCCACGCGTGCAGAGCACAATGGATTAGCAGTCCATCGCCTTCACCACTCGGCCACCTCGTCCTCTGTTCCCAGCACTtttttagaggattttttttctcctgttcgACCAAAGGCTACAAAGCTGTGGCTGGTTCTCCCCCGGGGAGccgggctgggcaggcagagccccggCCGCCCCTCTGCCTGGCCGTGGCAGCCAGCTGCCCGCCTGCTTGTGGCAGGGCAGCAAGCAGGTCCTGGCAATCCATTTCCCCCTCCCATGTCCCCTTCTCTCCCATGTCCCCTTCTGTCCCTGTGTTCAGAGGATGGCAAAGGGCAAGGTGGCatattttttgctgtaaaaatgtgTGCCCCAGGCTTTGTGACTTGTTGCAGGTCTCCATCACCCCCACGCCACCACTCACCCACCCCCAACCTGTGTCCAGAGGGTTTTCCTGCACAATTCACTACCAGTTGTGTAAATTAATGGGAAAGATGGGGGTGGTGGTAGTGGTAGGGGTGCCCAGCCAGCATTGGACATACCTCTTTATTTCCCAAATTCCCTGGGGATGGGAGATAGCTTGGGTCATCTCTC is a window of Grus americana isolate bGruAme1 unplaced genomic scaffold, bGruAme1.mat H_24, whole genome shotgun sequence DNA encoding:
- the LOC129200248 gene encoding feather beta keratin-like is translated as MPCARSSTRVQGVRPRRAMSCYDLCLPSSCSPRPLATSCNQPCFRRCGDSTTVIQPPTVVVTLPGPILSSYPQNTTVGSTASAAVGSYLRCCGVPMASSGPRGLGKAGLLCLGSGL